Below is a genomic region from Xylophilus sp. GW821-FHT01B05.
AGGCGCCTTCAAGGCCCGGCCTGACCCGGAAATCGCTGCCCATCTCGGGGAAGTGCTCTGGAGCCTGGGCCGGCAAGACCAGGCCAAAAGCATCTGGAAGCAGGGACTTCAGCTCAATTCCCAGAACGACACCTTGCTGCAGACGCTCAAGCGGCTGCGCGTCACGCCGTGATGCAACAGGCCAAGCGCCGGCAAGCCTGCCTGGCGCTGGCGGCCTTTACTTCAATTTTTATAGCTGGATGCCAAGGACTGGCGCCGGCTAAGGCCACTTTTGGCCAAAAAACCGAAAACTGGAGCGGCCGGCTCGCACTGCAGGTCGATGGCTCGGAGACCCAGTCCTTCTCGGCATCCTTCGAACTGCGCGGCCGCGCCGAGGCAGGCGAGCTCTCGCTCTTCTCTCCCTTGGGCAGCACGCTGGCCGTATTGCAGTGGTCGCCCGGCAGCGCCACGCTGCGCAGCGGCAATGACAGCCGCGACTTCGGCTCGCTCGACACCCTGGCAGCCCAGGTCACCGGCACGGCGATCCCCGTCGCGGCGCTGTTCGACTGGCTGGCCGGCACGCCCACGCCGGTACCGGGCTGGCAGCCCGACCTGCGGCAGCAGGCAGAGGGGCGAATCAGCGCACGCCGCACCGATCCCCAGCCCGCAGCCACGCTGCGGGTGGTTTTCGAACGCTGATGCAAGCCCTCTACGACGTGCCGGCGCCGGCCAAGCTGAACCTCTTTTTGCACATCACGGGCCGGCGCCCCGATGGCTACCACCTGCTGCAGTCGGCCTTCATGCTGATCGACTGGAGCGACACCCTGCACTTCGAGCGCCGTGCCGACGGCCTGCTCAGCCGCGAAGACCTGACCACGCCCCTGCCAACCGACGATCTGGTGCTGCGCGCCGCCCGCGCATTGCAACAGGCCACCGGCGTCGACTACGGCGCCCACATCGGCGTAGCCAAGCAGATCCCGGCCCAGGCCGGCATGGGCGGCGGCTCTTCCGACGCGGCCAGTTGCCTGCTGGCGCTCAACCGGCTGTGGGAGCTGCACCTGCCGCTGGCCCAACTGGAGGAAATTGGCTTGGCACTGGGGGCTGACGTGCCGTTTTTCCTGCGGGGGCGCAATGCCTGGGTCGAAGGCGTGGGCGAACGCATTACCCCGCTGGAAGGCGCCAACGCCTTGCCGCGCCAGCGCTTTATCGTGGCCAAACCCGATGTCGGCATCGAAACGCACGCAATTTTTTCATCCGAACTGCTGGAACGCAATTTGGATAGTGCTAGAATCGATGGCTTAGTTGCAGACCACTACGGTTTTGGCCGAAACGTCCTACAACCTGTCGCAGAGGCACAATGCCCCGCGGTTACGCAAGCCATCAGCTGGCTCGCAGCCAAGGGACTGAATGCCAGAATGACAGGCTCCGGAAGTGCAGTGTTTGCAGCGGCATCACACGATGTGGATTTGCAGGATGCGCCCGGCGCATGGCAGGTCAGGCAATGTGATAATCTGGAAATTCACCCTCTGGCCGGGTGGGTATTCAGTGAAGATCAAGGGTAGGCAGCAATTGCGCTGCAGACCTGTGTAGGGGAGTCGCCAAGCTGGTTAAGGCACTGGATTTTGATTCCAGCATGCGAAGGTTCGAATCCTTCTTCCCCTGCCAAACCTCATGCGTCCGTCAAGGTACGCCCAGTCAGTTTTTCCACGATCGCCGGTATCCCACATGCAGGCTCAGCACCCTGATTTCCTCGTCTTCACCGGCAATGCCAACCCTGGCATGGCGTCCGAGATTGCGTCACACCTGGGAATCACCCTGGGCAGCGCGCAAATCGGCCGCTTCTCCGATGGCGAGATCACCGTCGAGATCAACCAGAACGTCCGCGCCCGCGACGTGTTCGTGGTGCAATCCACCTGCGCGCCGACCAACGACAACCTGATGGAACTGCTGATGATGGTCGACGCGCTCAAGCGCTCGTCGGCCGAACGCATCAGCGCCGTGATCCCCTACTTCGGCTATGCCCGCCAAGACCGCCGCCCGCGCTCCTCGCGCGTGCCGATCTCGGCCAAGGTCGTCGCCAACCTGCTGCAGACCGTGGGTGTGTCGCATGTCCTGACCATGGACCTGCATGCCGACCAGATCCAGGGCTTCTTCGATATCCCGGTCGACAACATCTACGCCTCGCCGGTGCTGCTGGGCGATCTGCGCCAGAAGAACTACGAAGACCTGATCGTGGTCTCGCCCGACGTCGGCGGCGTGGTGCGCGCACGCGCCCTGGCCAAGCAGCTCAACTGCGACCTCGCCATCATCGACAAGCGCCGGCCCAAGGCCAACGTGAGCGAAGTCATGCACGTGATCGGCGAGATCGACGGCCGCAACTGCGTGATCATGGACGACATGATCGACACTGCCGGCACGCTGGTGAAGGCAGCCGAAGTGCTCAAGGAGCGCGGCGCCAAGAAGGTCTACGCCTACTGCACGCACCCGGTGTTCTCCGGCCCGGCACTCGAGCGCATCGCCAGCGGCACCGCACTCGACGAAGTCGTCGTGACCAACACCATCCCGCTCGCCGACAACACGCGCGGCTGCACCAAGATTCGCCAACTGTCCGTGGCGCCGCTGATCGCAGAGACGATCCAGCGCATCGCCCGCGGCGAATCGGTGATGAGTCTTTTCTCGGACCAGGACAAACTGATCTGATCCGGGAATAACCGTGGGCCTTCCTCGTGAGGGCCCTTTTTGCAATCGGAGCCGCACTGGTCGCGGTCGGCTTCCACAGGAGTTAGCATGAAATTTGTCGCTTTTGAGCGCTCCAAGCAGGGCACGGGTGCGAGCCGCCGTCTCCGCATCTCGGGCAAGACGCCCGGTATCGTGTACGGTGGCGAAGGCCAGCCGCAACTGGTCGAGCTGGACCACAACGCCTTGTGGCATGCCCTGAAGAAGGAAGCGTTCCACGCCTCCATCCTCGAAATGGAACTCGCCGGCGCCACCAGCAAGGTTCTGCTGCGCGACGTGCAATACCACCCGTACAAGCAACTGGTGCTGCACATCGACTTCCAGCGCGTCGACGCCAAGACCCGCCTGCACATGAAGGTGCCGCTCCACTTCAAGGGTGAAGAAGAGTCCGAAGCCGTCAAGGTTGGCCACAACCTGATCACGCACGTCGTGAACGAACTGGAAGTCAGCTGCCTGCCAGCCGACCTGCCTGAGTTCATCGAGGTCGACCTGTCCGGCCTGAAGAACAACGCCACGCTGCACGTCAATGACCTGAAGCTGCCCAAGGGCGTGAAGTTCGTGAGCCACGGCAAGATCAACCCGGTTCTGGTTTCGGCCGTTGCACCGCGCGTTGAAGAAGAAGTGGCAGCTCCTGCCGCCGATGCAGCCGCAGCTCCCGCACCCGCCAAGGGCAAGGGCAAGAAGTAAGCTGTCGCAAGACACCGCTTACCAAGCCTGACGGCCCGCTTCGGCGGGCCGTTTTCATTGGTGCAGACACTAGATAATCCCGCCCCATGATCAAACTCTTCGTCGGCCTGGGCAACCCGGGCCCGGACTACGAGGCCACCCGCCACAACGCCGGCTTCTGGTGGATAGATGCGCTCGCCCGGGAATGGAAGCTGCAGCTCAACGTCGAGAAAGGCTACTGGGGCCTGATGGCGCGCACCACGATTGACGGGCAGCCGGTCTGGCTGCTGGAGCCGTTGACCTTCATGAATGCCTCGGGCAAGTCGGTGGCCGCGCTGGCGCGCTTCTTCAAGATCGCGCCTTCGGAAATCCTGGTCGCCCATGACGAGCTGGACATCGTGCCGGGCCAGGTCAAGCTCAAGCTCGGCGGCAGCCACGCCGGCCACAACGGCCTGCGCGACATCCATGCGCAACTGGGCAGCGCCGACTACTGGCGCCTGCGCCTGGGCATTGGCCACCCGGGCGTGAAGAGCGAGGTGATCCACTGGGTGCTGAAGAAGCCCTCGCCCGACCACCGCATTGCCATCGAGCAATGCATAGACCGCTCGCTCAAGGCGGTGCCGGCCATGCTGGCGGGCGACATGGAGAAGGCCACCATGCTGGTCCACACCGACAAGCCACCACGGCCGAAGCCGCCGCGGCCGGCGGACCTTTAATCTGAGATCGTGCCGGAAGCCGTCTGCAGCCGCAGGTACTTCTGGTACAGCGTCTCGCGGTCTTCTGTGTGCGCGGGGTTGACCGGAATGCAGGCCACCGGGCAGATCTGCACGCACTGCGGCTCGTCGAAGTGGCCTACGCATTCGGTGCAGCGCTTGGGGTCGATCTCGTAGATGCTCTCGCCCGGGTAGATGGCGTCGTTCGGGCACTCGGGCTCGCAGACGTCGCAGTTGATGCACTCGTCGGTGATCATCAGCGCCATGCCGCACCTCCGGCCACAGGCGGATGGGAAACGGGGATACGGGCGCAACGCATGACCGCGATTATCCCCGCCACGCGAAAGCCCCGGGCACGGTGCGGATGTGGTCATAATGCACTGCACAAAAGAAGGTCTTTCTTCTGCCGGTGCCGGATGCGGCAGGCCTGCTGCCCCACGATCCATGAGTGTTTTTCTAGCCAAACGCATCCTCACGCTGATCGCCACGCTGATCGGTGCCTCCGTCGTAGTTTTCCTGGTGCTGGAGATCCTGCCCGGCAATGCCGCCCAGATACTGCTGGGCCCGGATGCCGCACCAGACGCCGTGGCCGCACTGGCCACCAAGCTGGGCCTGGACCAAAGCGCCTGGACCCGTTACTGGCACTGGATCGGCGGCCTGCTCACCGGCAACCTGGGCGACAGCTACGCCTACGGCTCGCCGGTGCTGGACCTGATGCTGGAGCGGCTGCAACTCACCGTGCCGCTGGCGCTGCTGGCCATGCTGTTCACCACTGTGCTGGCCTTGGTCGTAGGCGTGACCGCCGCGGCGCGCCACAACGGCCTGGCCGACGTGGGCCTGATGGGTGTGACCCAGGTCGGCATTGCCATCCCTAATTTCTGGTTTGCGATTCTGCTGATCCTGGTGTTTTCGGTGAAGCTGCAGTGGTTCTCGGCTGGCGGCTTTGACGGCTGGGACGCGGGCATTTTGGCGGGCCTGAAATCGCTGCTGCTGCCGGCGCTGGCGCTGGCCGTGGTGCAGGCCGCGATCCTGGCGCGCATCACCCGTTCTGCCGTGCTGGAGGTGATGCGCGAAGACTTCGTGCGCACCGCGCGCGCCAAGGGCGTGACGCAGCGCGCCGTGCTCTGGACCCATGTGCTGCGCAATGCGCTGATCCCAGTGGTCACGGTGATGGGCATGCAGTTCTCCGAGCTGCTGGCCGGCACCATCGTGGTGGAGAACGTGTTCTACCTGCCCGGACTGGGCCGCCTGATCTTCCAGGCCATCAGCAACCGCGACCTGGCCGTGGTGCGCAATTGCGTGATGCTGCTGGCGGCGATGGTGGTGATCGTCAACTTCGTCGTCGATGTGCTGTATGCCG
It encodes:
- a CDS encoding outer membrane lipoprotein LolB — translated: MQQAKRRQACLALAAFTSIFIAGCQGLAPAKATFGQKTENWSGRLALQVDGSETQSFSASFELRGRAEAGELSLFSPLGSTLAVLQWSPGSATLRSGNDSRDFGSLDTLAAQVTGTAIPVAALFDWLAGTPTPVPGWQPDLRQQAEGRISARRTDPQPAATLRVVFER
- the ispE gene encoding 4-(cytidine 5'-diphospho)-2-C-methyl-D-erythritol kinase, giving the protein MQALYDVPAPAKLNLFLHITGRRPDGYHLLQSAFMLIDWSDTLHFERRADGLLSREDLTTPLPTDDLVLRAARALQQATGVDYGAHIGVAKQIPAQAGMGGGSSDAASCLLALNRLWELHLPLAQLEEIGLALGADVPFFLRGRNAWVEGVGERITPLEGANALPRQRFIVAKPDVGIETHAIFSSELLERNLDSARIDGLVADHYGFGRNVLQPVAEAQCPAVTQAISWLAAKGLNARMTGSGSAVFAAASHDVDLQDAPGAWQVRQCDNLEIHPLAGWVFSEDQG
- a CDS encoding ribose-phosphate pyrophosphokinase, with product MQAQHPDFLVFTGNANPGMASEIASHLGITLGSAQIGRFSDGEITVEINQNVRARDVFVVQSTCAPTNDNLMELLMMVDALKRSSAERISAVIPYFGYARQDRRPRSSRVPISAKVVANLLQTVGVSHVLTMDLHADQIQGFFDIPVDNIYASPVLLGDLRQKNYEDLIVVSPDVGGVVRARALAKQLNCDLAIIDKRRPKANVSEVMHVIGEIDGRNCVIMDDMIDTAGTLVKAAEVLKERGAKKVYAYCTHPVFSGPALERIASGTALDEVVVTNTIPLADNTRGCTKIRQLSVAPLIAETIQRIARGESVMSLFSDQDKLI
- a CDS encoding 50S ribosomal protein L25/general stress protein Ctc, with the translated sequence MKFVAFERSKQGTGASRRLRISGKTPGIVYGGEGQPQLVELDHNALWHALKKEAFHASILEMELAGATSKVLLRDVQYHPYKQLVLHIDFQRVDAKTRLHMKVPLHFKGEEESEAVKVGHNLITHVVNELEVSCLPADLPEFIEVDLSGLKNNATLHVNDLKLPKGVKFVSHGKINPVLVSAVAPRVEEEVAAPAADAAAAPAPAKGKGKK
- the pth gene encoding aminoacyl-tRNA hydrolase yields the protein MIKLFVGLGNPGPDYEATRHNAGFWWIDALAREWKLQLNVEKGYWGLMARTTIDGQPVWLLEPLTFMNASGKSVAALARFFKIAPSEILVAHDELDIVPGQVKLKLGGSHAGHNGLRDIHAQLGSADYWRLRLGIGHPGVKSEVIHWVLKKPSPDHRIAIEQCIDRSLKAVPAMLAGDMEKATMLVHTDKPPRPKPPRPADL
- a CDS encoding YfhL family 4Fe-4S dicluster ferredoxin yields the protein MALMITDECINCDVCEPECPNDAIYPGESIYEIDPKRCTECVGHFDEPQCVQICPVACIPVNPAHTEDRETLYQKYLRLQTASGTISD
- a CDS encoding ABC transporter permease: MSVFLAKRILTLIATLIGASVVVFLVLEILPGNAAQILLGPDAAPDAVAALATKLGLDQSAWTRYWHWIGGLLTGNLGDSYAYGSPVLDLMLERLQLTVPLALLAMLFTTVLALVVGVTAAARHNGLADVGLMGVTQVGIAIPNFWFAILLILVFSVKLQWFSAGGFDGWDAGILAGLKSLLLPALALAVVQAAILARITRSAVLEVMREDFVRTARAKGVTQRAVLWTHVLRNALIPVVTVMGMQFSELLAGTIVVENVFYLPGLGRLIFQAISNRDLAVVRNCVMLLAAMVVIVNFVVDVLYAVIDPRIKAGDV